In a genomic window of Vigna angularis cultivar LongXiaoDou No.4 chromosome 6, ASM1680809v1, whole genome shotgun sequence:
- the LOC108341418 gene encoding uncharacterized protein LOC108341418 yields the protein MWLKRLKVVKKTVLGQEREGVMADIHAASFPVLTDKKWSRWSPQMKKIQNAATTSEAWGIHVRCHAGDEKIKKVKLQTLRRQYEHLQMDDSDKVSKYFNKVLSIANQMKGYGEIEKIIEKVVRSLPQKFDHIVVEIEESRDLEKLKIEELQSSLEAHEMRMQERNPIKPDEHALKAHHTMGEGKTKFKKWKGKSSKGKWKNDNGTNEQDERKWLVNFDETKKIKGKFVDNNTLMVEGMGDLIINRKNGSQAIISSVLFVPAMKCNLLSVGQLVERGYTVIMGNSDRVELLDSHKKLILMSKISKNRTFQRFVEAWQANQKAIPVSVKERSKECLEVVHYDVCGLIKVPSLVGNKYFLAFVDEHNRMMWLYLIKAKSEVLEMFKRFKAGVEKESGKVLKILRTDGGGEYTSHTFESYCQSNGIMHEVTTPYMPQHNG from the exons ATGTGGTTGAAACGTTTGAAGGTGGTCAAGAAGACAGTTCTTGGGCAAGAAAGAGAAGGTGTCATGGCTGATATTCATGCTGCAAGCTTTCCTGTTCTCACAGACAAAAAGTGGAGCAGGTGGAGTCCACAGATGAAG AAAATACAAAATGCTGCTACGACGAGTGAAGCTTGGGGCATACATGTGAGATGCCATGCTGGAGATGAAAAAATTAAGAAGGTGAAGCTTCAAACGTTAAGGAGACAATACGAGCACTTGCAGATGGATGACAGTGATAAGGTGAGTAAGTACTTCAACAAAGTATTGTCAATAGCTAACCAGATGAAAGGCTATGGTGAAATTGAGAAGATTATTGAGAAGGTTGTGAGATCACTGCCTCAGAAGTTTGATCATATTGTGGTAGAAATTGAGGAGTCCAGGGATCTTGAAAAACTAAAGATAGAAGAACTTCAAAGTTCCTTGGAGGCACATGAAATGAGAATGCAGGAAAGAAATCCTATCAAGCCTGATGAGCACGCGCTGAAGGCACATCATACCATGGGCGAAGGGAAAACGAAGTTCAAGAAGTGGAAGGGAAAGTCAAGTAAaggaaaatggaagaatgaTAATGGTACAAATGAGCAAGATGAAAG AAAGTGGTTGGTGAATTTTGACGAAACCAAGAAGATCAAAGGCAAGTTCGTAGACAATAATACATTGATGGTTGAAGGAATGGGTGATTTGATCATCAATAGGAAGAATGGTTCACAAGCTATAATTTCCAGTGTGTTATTCGTTCCTGCAATGAAGTGTAATCTTCTTAGTGTTGGGCAATTGGTAGAAAGAGGATATACTGTAATAATGGGAAATAGTGATAGAGTTGAGTTGCTTGATAGCCACAAGAAGCTAATCTTGATGAGCAAGATCTCTAAGAACAGGACCTTTCAA AGATTTGTAGAGGCTTG GCAAGCAAACCAGAAAGCCATTCCAGTCTCAGTCAAGGAGAGATCAAAGGAGTGTCTTGAAGTTGTACATTATGATGTCTGTGGTCTGATTAAGGTTCCCTCTTTGGTAGGCAACAAATATTTTCTGGCTTTTGTTGATGAGCACAACAGAATGATGTGGCTATATTTGATCAAGGCAAAGAGTGAAGTCTTGGAGATGTTCAAGAGATTTAAAGCTGGTGTAGAAAAGGAGAGTGGGAAGGTGTTGAAAATTCTCAGAACTGATGGAGGTGGAGAATACACCTCACATACCTTTGAGAGTTATTGTCAAAGCAATGGAATCATGCACGAAGTCACTACACCGTATATGCCGCAACACAATGGCTAG